In Nocardioides dokdonensis FR1436, the following are encoded in one genomic region:
- a CDS encoding 3-hydroxyacyl-CoA dehydrogenase family protein, translating to MTTSPETADTSETSRDFTTIGVVGLGTMGAGIAEVFARHGFSVVGVELDDDGVARGRRHLEASTGRAVTRGKVSEDEAAELLGRISTTTSLEDLAAADLVIEAVVESVATKQQIFRRLDAIVDPRTILATNTSSLSVTELSTATSHPGRVVGIHFFNPAPVQRLVEVVRTVVTDPTVLADVQALLARLGKSPVVCGDKAGFIANTLLFGYLNHAASMFEGKYASREDIDAAMRFGCGYPMGPLALLDLIGLDTAYEILETMYRQGRDRLHAPTPILKQMVTAGLLGRKTGRGFYTYEAPDSSTVVPDAATPSADEAAQLRHDIRSVGVVGTGTMAAGIVEVFAKAGYDVVCVGRAEAKVQGVRAAITKNFDKQIQRGRATEEQKTEVLGRVTGTTSMDDLAVVDLVVEAIAEDLAIKTTLFENLDEICKPGAILATTTSSLPIIEMARVTNRPQDVIGMHFFNPATIMKLVEVVSTVATDDAVAETTLALCAKVGKVAVSCADRAGFIVNALLFPYLNDAVKMLEAHYATADDIDTAMKQGCALPMGPFELLDVVGNDVSLAIQRELYLEFREPGFAPAPLLEHLVTAGYLGRKTKRGFRDYSAR from the coding sequence ATGACGACCTCCCCTGAGACCGCCGACACCTCCGAGACCTCGCGCGACTTCACCACGATCGGGGTCGTCGGCCTCGGCACGATGGGTGCCGGCATCGCGGAGGTCTTCGCCCGCCACGGGTTCTCGGTGGTCGGTGTCGAGCTCGACGACGACGGTGTCGCTCGCGGTCGCCGCCACCTCGAGGCCTCCACCGGCCGTGCCGTGACCCGGGGCAAGGTCAGCGAGGACGAGGCCGCCGAGCTGCTCGGCCGCATCAGCACCACCACGTCGCTCGAGGACCTGGCGGCGGCCGACCTGGTGATCGAGGCAGTCGTCGAGTCCGTGGCCACCAAGCAGCAGATCTTCCGCCGGCTCGACGCGATCGTCGACCCCCGCACGATCCTGGCCACCAACACCTCGTCGCTGTCGGTGACCGAGCTGTCCACCGCGACCTCGCACCCCGGCCGCGTCGTCGGCATCCACTTCTTCAACCCCGCCCCCGTGCAGCGCCTGGTCGAGGTCGTGCGCACCGTCGTCACCGACCCCACGGTCCTGGCCGACGTGCAGGCGCTGCTCGCCCGCCTGGGCAAGAGCCCGGTGGTCTGCGGCGACAAGGCCGGCTTCATCGCCAACACCCTGCTCTTCGGCTACCTCAACCACGCCGCCTCGATGTTCGAGGGCAAGTACGCCTCGCGCGAGGACATCGACGCCGCGATGCGCTTCGGGTGCGGCTACCCGATGGGCCCGCTGGCGCTGCTCGACCTGATCGGTCTCGACACGGCGTACGAGATCCTCGAGACGATGTACCGCCAGGGGCGCGACCGGCTGCACGCGCCGACGCCGATCCTCAAGCAGATGGTCACCGCGGGCCTGCTGGGCCGCAAGACCGGCCGCGGCTTCTACACCTACGAGGCCCCGGACAGCTCGACCGTGGTGCCCGACGCCGCGACCCCGTCGGCCGACGAGGCCGCTCAGCTGCGCCACGACATCCGCAGCGTCGGCGTCGTCGGCACCGGCACCATGGCAGCCGGCATCGTCGAGGTCTTCGCCAAGGCCGGATACGACGTGGTCTGCGTGGGCCGGGCGGAGGCCAAGGTGCAGGGCGTGCGCGCCGCCATCACCAAGAACTTCGACAAGCAGATCCAGCGCGGCCGCGCCACCGAGGAGCAGAAGACCGAGGTGCTGGGCCGCGTCACCGGCACCACCAGCATGGACGACCTCGCCGTGGTGGACCTCGTCGTCGAGGCCATCGCCGAGGACCTGGCGATCAAGACCACCCTCTTCGAGAACCTCGACGAGATCTGCAAGCCGGGGGCCATCCTGGCCACCACCACGTCCTCGCTGCCGATCATCGAGATGGCCCGGGTGACCAACCGTCCCCAGGACGTCATCGGCATGCACTTCTTCAACCCGGCCACGATCATGAAGCTGGTCGAGGTCGTCTCGACCGTGGCCACCGACGACGCGGTCGCGGAGACCACTCTCGCCCTGTGCGCCAAGGTCGGCAAGGTGGCCGTCTCGTGCGCCGACCGGGCCGGCTTCATCGTCAACGCGCTGCTGTTCCCCTACCTCAACGACGCGGTCAAGATGCTCGAGGCGCACTACGCAACGGCCGACGACATCGACACCGCCATGAAGCAGGGCTGCGCACTGCCGATGGGTCCCTTCGAGCTCCTCGACGTGGTCGGCAACGACGTGTCGCTGGCGATCCAGCGCGAGCTGTACCTGGAGTTCCGCGAGCCCGGCTTCGCCCCGGCCCCGCTGCTGGAGCACCTGGTCACGGCCGGTTACCTGGGCCGCAAGACCAAGCGCGGGTTCCGCGACTACAGCGCCCGCTGA
- a CDS encoding GNAT family N-acetyltransferase: protein MARGSSRRLDHRGARRRAGHDLSRGRAADVVRPVRPSDLRHLAAVEEAGGVLFREHLGELSAALSAPAPSGAERAAEPGHLLVATSDREVVGFAHVLVLEDGHDRIAHLEQVSVLPEHGRRGLGARLVRAAAEEARWDGFDRLTLCTYRDVPWNAPFYARIGFEVVEPRGVLGELRDRERSRGLDEAGERVVMALPLGHR from the coding sequence GTGGCGCGAGGGTCGTCGCGACGGCTCGATCACCGAGGTGCCCGTCGACGAGCGGGCCACGACCTGAGCCGCGGGCGCGCGGCCGACGTCGTACGCCCGGTCCGGCCCTCGGACCTGCGCCACCTGGCGGCGGTCGAGGAGGCCGGCGGAGTGCTCTTCCGCGAGCACCTCGGGGAGCTCTCGGCCGCCCTGTCGGCGCCGGCCCCGTCGGGGGCCGAGCGTGCGGCCGAGCCCGGGCACCTCCTGGTGGCGACGTCGGACCGGGAGGTCGTGGGCTTCGCGCACGTGCTGGTGCTCGAGGACGGCCACGACCGGATCGCCCACCTCGAGCAGGTGTCGGTGCTGCCCGAGCACGGTCGGCGAGGCCTCGGGGCGCGCCTGGTGCGCGCCGCAGCCGAGGAGGCGAGGTGGGACGGCTTCGACCGGCTGACGTTGTGCACCTACCGCGACGTGCCCTGGAACGCTCCGTTCTACGCCCGCATCGGGTTCGAGGTCGTCGAGCCGCGCGGGGTGCTGGGCGAGCTGCGGGACCGGGAGCGCTCACGGGGCCTGGACGAGGCGGGGGAGCGGGTGGTGATGGCGCTGCCCCTCGGCCACCGTTGA
- a CDS encoding alanine/glycine:cation symporter family protein, which translates to MTNLLIPLAAESDGFLGGVEEAINNAFEPIATAVTDVIFWNVPLGDYSFPLIVFWLVAAATVFTIYFRGIQFTSMGTAWDLVRGKFSRASDPGEVTHFQALSSAVSGTVGLGNIAGVAVAVTVGGPGATLWMILAGLLGMCTKFVECTLGVRYREVHEDGTVTGGPFKYLPVAFERFGAVASKIGVSIFAVALILFGALGGNAFQSNQTYAQAVEITGGEDGWLASDGAALIFGIVLASLVGLVILGGVRSIARVTSKLVPIMGVLYIGACLLVIFGNVTQIPDAIGTIISSAFNPEGVTGGALGVLIVGFQRAAFSNEAGVGSAPIVHSAVKTRHPVSEGFVAMLEPFIDTVVVCTATALTIVIADVPLYNDLLARAADGESVTSDTGVVLTSRSFDSFLPGFDNVLALAVALFAFSTLITWSYYTLKAWTTLVGRSRGKENAFKIIFCVFTALGAVVNLGSVLSFADGMLFVCAIFNLLGCYLLLPKVKEEVVKWREGRRDGSITEVPVDERATT; encoded by the coding sequence ATGACGAACTTGCTGATCCCGCTCGCGGCGGAGTCCGACGGTTTCCTGGGTGGGGTGGAGGAGGCGATCAACAACGCCTTCGAGCCCATCGCGACCGCCGTGACGGACGTGATCTTCTGGAACGTCCCCCTCGGGGACTACTCCTTCCCGCTGATCGTGTTCTGGCTGGTGGCCGCGGCCACCGTCTTCACGATCTACTTCCGAGGCATCCAGTTCACCTCCATGGGCACCGCCTGGGACCTGGTGCGCGGCAAGTTCTCCCGGGCCAGCGACCCGGGCGAGGTCACCCACTTCCAAGCCCTGTCGTCGGCGGTGTCCGGGACCGTCGGGCTCGGCAACATCGCCGGTGTGGCCGTCGCCGTGACGGTCGGCGGCCCGGGCGCGACGCTCTGGATGATCCTCGCGGGCCTGCTCGGCATGTGCACCAAGTTCGTGGAGTGCACGCTCGGGGTGCGCTACCGCGAGGTGCACGAGGACGGCACCGTCACCGGCGGGCCGTTCAAGTACCTGCCGGTGGCCTTCGAGCGCTTCGGTGCCGTGGCCAGCAAGATCGGCGTGAGCATCTTCGCGGTGGCGCTCATCCTGTTCGGCGCCCTGGGCGGGAACGCCTTCCAGTCCAACCAGACCTACGCCCAGGCGGTCGAGATCACCGGCGGTGAGGACGGCTGGCTGGCCTCCGACGGGGCGGCGCTGATCTTCGGCATCGTGCTCGCCTCCCTGGTGGGTCTGGTCATCCTCGGCGGCGTCCGCTCGATCGCCCGGGTGACCTCCAAGCTGGTGCCGATCATGGGCGTCCTCTACATCGGCGCCTGCCTGCTGGTGATCTTCGGCAACGTCACGCAGATCCCCGACGCGATCGGGACGATCATCTCCAGCGCGTTCAACCCGGAGGGCGTGACCGGTGGCGCGCTCGGCGTGCTGATCGTCGGCTTCCAGCGTGCGGCGTTCTCCAACGAGGCCGGCGTCGGCTCGGCGCCGATCGTGCACTCCGCGGTGAAGACCAGGCACCCCGTCTCCGAGGGCTTCGTGGCGATGCTCGAGCCCTTCATCGACACCGTCGTCGTCTGCACGGCGACCGCGCTGACCATCGTCATCGCCGACGTCCCGCTCTACAACGACCTGCTCGCCAGGGCCGCAGACGGCGAGTCGGTGACCAGCGACACCGGTGTCGTGCTCACGTCGCGCTCCTTCGACTCCTTCCTGCCCGGCTTCGACAACGTGCTGGCGCTCGCCGTGGCGCTGTTCGCCTTCTCCACGCTCATCACCTGGAGCTACTACACGCTCAAGGCCTGGACCACGCTCGTGGGCCGCAGCCGCGGCAAGGAGAACGCGTTCAAGATCATCTTCTGCGTCTTCACTGCCCTGGGTGCGGTCGTCAACCTCGGGTCGGTGCTCAGCTTCGCCGACGGGATGCTGTTCGTGTGCGCGATCTTCAACCTGCTGGGCTGCTACCTGCTGCTGCCCAAGGTGAAGGAGGAGGTCGTGAAGTGGCGCGAGGGTCGTCGCGACGGCTCGATCACCGAGGTGCCCGTCGACGAGCGGGCCACGACCTGA
- the nucS gene encoding endonuclease NucS, translating into MRLVVARCQVDYAGRLTAHLPMATRVLMIKADGSVLVHSDGGSYKPLNWMSPPCTLAEGTDADGTAEWVVTSTKTGDSLRILIEEVLSDSAHDLGIDPGLVKDGVEKHLQELLAEHPATLDEGLTLVRREFPTAIGPVDLMCRDSEGRSVAVEIKRRGEIDGVEQLTRYLELLNRDPLLAPVRGIFAAQAIKPQARVLATDRGIACAVVDYDALRGMDDVEARLF; encoded by the coding sequence GTGAGACTCGTCGTTGCCCGCTGCCAGGTCGACTACGCCGGTCGGCTCACCGCGCACCTGCCGATGGCGACCCGGGTGCTGATGATCAAGGCCGACGGCTCCGTGCTGGTGCACTCCGACGGCGGCTCCTACAAGCCGCTGAACTGGATGTCGCCGCCGTGCACCCTGGCCGAGGGCACCGACGCCGACGGCACCGCCGAGTGGGTGGTGACCTCGACCAAGACCGGCGACAGCCTGCGCATCCTCATCGAGGAGGTGCTCAGCGACTCCGCCCACGACCTCGGGATCGACCCGGGCCTGGTCAAGGACGGCGTCGAGAAGCACCTGCAGGAGCTGCTGGCCGAGCACCCGGCCACGCTCGACGAGGGCCTGACGCTGGTCCGTCGGGAGTTCCCCACCGCGATCGGGCCGGTGGACCTGATGTGCCGCGACTCCGAGGGACGCAGCGTCGCGGTGGAGATCAAGCGCCGTGGCGAGATCGACGGCGTCGAGCAGCTGACCCGTTACCTCGAGCTGCTCAACCGCGACCCCCTGCTGGCACCGGTCCGCGGGATCTTCGCCGCGCAGGCGATCAAGCCGCAGGCGCGCGTGCTGGCCACCGACCGCGGCATCGCGTGCGCCGTGGTCGACTACGACGCCCTGCGCGGCATGGACGACGTCGAGGCACGACTGTTCTGA
- a CDS encoding DUF952 domain-containing protein, whose translation MLIFHIATAADWAAARSSGSYTTSTRGRTLDEEGFIHAARAEQWRGVHARYYAQASEPLLLLEIDTDRLTSRVVQEPATAGGDELFPHIYGPVEPSAVLRAVPLEEALGATSFSALFLREVMRNAMLGMMVLLLAALGAVLLDDALGGWGVLVGALAGAGAGVLVILALSRRVART comes from the coding sequence GTGCTGATCTTCCACATCGCGACCGCCGCCGACTGGGCCGCTGCCCGCAGCAGCGGCTCGTACACGACCTCGACGCGGGGACGGACCCTCGACGAGGAGGGCTTCATCCACGCGGCGCGCGCCGAGCAGTGGCGCGGTGTGCACGCGCGCTACTACGCCCAGGCGAGCGAGCCGCTGCTCCTGCTGGAGATCGACACCGACCGTCTGACCAGCCGGGTCGTGCAGGAGCCGGCCACCGCTGGCGGTGACGAGCTCTTCCCGCACATCTACGGCCCGGTCGAGCCGAGCGCGGTCCTGCGCGCGGTGCCTCTCGAGGAGGCGCTGGGCGCCACGTCGTTCAGCGCCCTCTTCCTGCGCGAGGTGATGCGCAACGCGATGCTCGGGATGATGGTGCTGCTGCTCGCCGCCCTAGGCGCCGTGCTGCTGGACGACGCCCTGGGCGGGTGGGGCGTGCTGGTCGGCGCCCTGGCCGGCGCCGGCGCCGGCGTGCTGGTCATCCTGGCCCTGAGCCGGCGCGTCGCCCGTACCTGA
- a CDS encoding ABC transporter ATP-binding protein, with protein MSLLEVRGLVVGYGPHPVLHAIDFDVEEGEVCVLLGLNGAGKSTTVNTIAGLLRPQSGEVRLDGRSLGRRSPSARVKQGISLCPEGRRVFPRLTVRQNLRLGAWSRRRSPRAVREQHDLVFDYFPRLVERQDQLAGTLSGGEQQMLAVGRALMSRPRLLLIDEASLGLSPALARTVWEVTSRIRDGGTTVLMVEQNAGALPFADRALIMEKGTVLHTAVGEQIRNVNLREAYLGA; from the coding sequence ATGAGCCTGCTGGAGGTGCGTGGGCTGGTGGTGGGCTACGGCCCGCACCCGGTGCTCCACGCGATCGACTTCGACGTCGAGGAGGGCGAGGTGTGCGTGCTGCTCGGCCTCAACGGGGCAGGCAAGTCGACCACCGTCAACACGATCGCCGGCCTGCTTCGCCCGCAGTCGGGGGAGGTGCGCCTGGACGGCAGGTCGCTGGGCCGGCGCTCGCCCTCCGCCCGGGTCAAGCAGGGGATCTCGCTGTGCCCAGAGGGGCGGAGGGTCTTCCCGCGGCTCACCGTGCGCCAGAACCTGCGGCTGGGCGCCTGGAGCCGGCGGCGCAGCCCCCGCGCCGTGCGCGAGCAGCACGACCTGGTCTTCGACTACTTCCCCCGGCTCGTCGAGCGCCAGGACCAGCTGGCCGGCACCCTCTCGGGCGGCGAGCAGCAGATGCTGGCCGTGGGGCGGGCCCTGATGTCGCGTCCGCGGCTGCTGCTCATCGACGAGGCGTCGCTGGGACTCAGCCCGGCCCTGGCCCGGACCGTCTGGGAGGTCACCTCGCGCATCCGCGACGGGGGCACCACCGTCCTCATGGTCGAGCAGAACGCGGGGGCCCTGCCCTTCGCCGACCGCGCCCTGATCATGGAGAAGGGCACCGTGCTCCACACCGCCGTGGGGGAGCAGATCCGCAACGTCAACCTCCGTGAGGCCTACCTCGGAGCTTAG